GATAATTTAGTTTATCTACTTATAAAGTTACGACGATTAATTATAAGATTTAGATATACAAAAAAATTTAGACAAATTTATAGATTTGCACTAACACTATTAATGATTAAACATATTAAAAAAAATAATTTAAATCAGTTTAAACCAATTTAGAACGTTTAAATTGAACTTTAAGAAAACCGTTTTGGCTATAATCAGTTTGGACCGATGCCGATTTGGATCGTATAAATCAGATTTTTAAAAAATTGTTTCGTTTATAACCTATACTGATTTTTAGAACATTCCATAAGAATATAAAAGATACTTTAACTACGAAAGTACAACTACGATTGTTTTCTGTTTTTATCCATGTTTGGAACAAAACTCCCGAGTCCTGATAAGCTATATAAACATATCTCGCCAACTCAGCTGTGGTTACAAGCATTAAACTATAACATTCAGCATCTTTCACAAAATCTTCATTTATAAAATATGTATATGAGGTAGATCTTGATCCCCATTGTGAGACTTCTCTGTTTGTAACAAGAAGTTAAATCTCAAGCAATCAACAAGCTCCTACTGCCTTTGGGTTCCATAACTTGCCAAACCAACCTCCTTCACCTCCTCCACCACCATTGTTCCTCGTCTCTAAAACCTTCTTTTTCCCTCCCACATCTCTAGAAGTCTCTAGACTCTTCGATGGAACTAGCTGCGGGCTAGTACCACTCCCTGAAGGCGCTTCCACAATCTTAGTCACCATCTCCAACACTTCACTCATCTTGGGACGTGCTTTTGGGTTCCTAACCAAACATCTGTTGGCTACAACTGATAGCTTCTGGACTGCTTTAAGATTGTACTTCCCTTCAAGTCTTGGGTCTAATATGAGCTTGAACTTCTTTGTGTCTGATAGATAAGGTCTCACCCACTCTAGAAGCTTCTGCTCTCCATTAGGTTTGTTCCTGTCAACTGGTCGCCTCCCTGTGATAAGCTCGTAGATGAACACTCCATAACCCCACACATCGCTTTTGGATGTGAGACGGCCCGTTTTAATGTATTCAGGAGCTGCATAACCCATTGTACCTACAACCTAACAAAGAGAAAGTAACTAGTTACAAAACACAGTGTTTAAGAAATTGCGGTAACTACTAATATCAACTAGGCAAGATTGGTATAGATACAGACTAAGCGTTAACATTAGATATTTAGGTTTTGTGTTTAATTATAAATTATTTTGATGAATTATAAAACATATATCTACTAAAATAAATAAACTACAAAAATAAATAAACTAGACAAATTTGTGGATTTACACTAACATTATTGTTTAGCTTGCCACATTTAACCTAATTTAGATTGATTTAAAACAGTTTAAATCGACTGCATAAATAGGATTTAAAGAAAATTGTTTCGGCTATATTTAGGCTATTTGTAGAATATTGCAAAAACATAGCTGTTACTCAAATCTAAAAAAGTGAATGCAGAGAACTTACATCAGTAGTAACATGAGTCAGTCCTTCAGATGGACCTAAACGAGCCAGGCCAAAGTCAGAGAGCTTTGCTTTCCAGTCCTCATCCAAGAGAATGTTCGAGGACTTAAAGTCCCTGAATATTATCTGTAAAAAACAATAGAGATCAAAGTCAGTAAAGAGAGATCAATGAGATCAATTCAAGTCATAATGTAGCAGAGTGATGACATTACCTGAAACTCCATTTGTTCATGCAGGTATGTTAAACCACGAGCTGCATCTTGAGCGATTCTCAGCCTTAGATCCCAAGCAAGGACTGTGAGTGAGCGAGGGGATAAGTGGGACTCAACGCTTCGGTTTGGCATGTATTCATAAACCAAAAGCCGTTGGATCCCACGTTCATCATCTTCTGCACAGTAACCAAGCAACTTCACCAAGTTTGAATGCTCAACCACACCAAGAAAGTTCACTTCCGTGACCCATTCCTTATGCCCCTGCAAACAAAAAAACAACAAATGAGATAATAGAACATTAGACATATATGTTATGACCAGGACCGGTCATGGGTCAAGCCGGATGAAACATTCGTCTTGAGCTCTAAAATTTTCAAAAAAATATATATAAATAGACTCTTAAATTTGTTAAAAAAAAAAATTAGTCCCAAATCTTTTTTAAACCGTCTATAACCCTTCCCCCCCTCCAAATCTATAACCGTCTATAACATTAGACATATATGTTATGACCAGGACCGGTCATTGGTCAAGCCGGATGAAACATTCGACTCAAAGCTCTAAAATTTTCAAAAAAATATATATAAATAGACTCTTAAATTTGTTAAAAAAAGTTTAGGCCCAAATCTTTTTTAAACCGCCTATAACTCCTCCCCCCCCTCCCTCTCTCCAAAATCTCAGGGTCGGCTCTGGTTGCGACGGACCAAATGCACATTCTATGCTCTACTAGAGCCTATCCCTTCGATTAGTACGATATTGTCCGTTTTTGGGATTAAACTCTCTCGAGAAAGCTCCTCTCCAAAAGTTGTAGTTACACTAAACCAAATATATATATTAGATTTTTTTGGTCTAATATTTATCCTAATGGTATACATAACTGATAAAGCATGAGAACAAGACTAGAGACTTGCCTGCAACCCTCTTTTACCGAGCTGCTTAACCGCGACTTCGATTTTAATCGACGGATCTTCCAAGTCCCTCACTGTTCCCCTGAAGACACAACCGAACCCTCCTTCCCCAATCATAACGGAGCGGCTAAAGTTCTTAGTCGCAGCCTTGAGATCAGTAACGCTGAACTCTCTGAGATTACTTTCTCTAGCAGACGTTGAAGGGTACGAGTTCTTCCTCCCCATGGACGACTCCGTGCTCGTCCCAGAGGCATCTCGAGAGTTGAAATCCGACCCGCTTCGGTTTATGTCGCGGTCGGAGAAGTTGGAGGTCAGTGAGACAGACTTGGGAGTCTTGTTGTGTTCCTCTTTCTTGTCACCACTAGAGAACTTGAAACACTTCATTGTCGAGAAGAGATTATACCACCGAGGTTTCTCCACTGCAGATACATAAACAAAGTTAAAGCCTTTGCAACCAAAACAGAGTAACTGTTAGATCTTGAAGCTAGAAGTAATCGAATTTCGAAAGTTAGTTCCTTTACTCTAAGACCCAACAACGACATAGCTAGAAGATGATTATAACTCACCTTTGAAGTTACTTTGTGAACAGAAAGATCGAAACTTTATCAGAAGAAGATGAAGTTCAAGGCCAGAAGGGAGAGAAGATGATTATTATTTGAAATGGGTTATGATAGAAAGAGATCGTGGTTTTGAGTCTTTGAGAAAAGATACGCAGAGTGGTTTTTAAGAAGAGAAGCTTGGAAGAAAGAGAAGGTGAAGACGACGTCACACGGCAGAAACAAAAAGTCTTTGCAGATAGTAGCCAAGTCAGCAGAAGAAAGAATTTTTATTGGAGAGGAGAGAATAAAATGATTGTATATTGTATAATTTTTCTAAAAAGAATATATTTTTATATAAAAAAGGAATTGTGGAAAAACGTTTTTCTTCCTTTGACATTTTCAACGTTAAGGTGTTTGAAAAAGTAGCCAAGAAATCAGTGAATCTGAATATCTGATCCTTTTTTTTTTGTAATATGATTTTATTAAGTAGTAAAAGTGGGGAAAAGTGCCAATTTCGACCCCAACAATTTCAATCGTGCCAAATACGACCCAAACAATTGATCAGTGCCAAATACAACCTCAACTCAATTATAATTCAAAAAAACTACCTGAACTTCTTAAAACGTGCCTAAATATACATTGACTCTAACAGAAGTTAGTCAACAGTTAACAAAATAAAACGTCGTTTTGATATATGAGAAAAAGTGTCAATTTCGATCACAACACTCTCGGTCGTGTCAAATAAGACCCAAACAAATGGCCAGTGCCAAAAACGACCTCAACTCAATTATAGTTTAAGAAAAAATACNNNNNNNNNNNNNNNNNNNNNNNNNNNNNNNNNNNNNNNNNNNNNNNNNNNNNNNNNNNNNNNNNNNNNNNNNNNNNNNNNNNNNNNNNNNNNNNNNNNNNNNNNNNNNNNNNNNNNNNNNNNNNNNNNNNNNNNNNNNNNNNNNNNNNNNNNNNNNNNNNNNNNNNNNNNNNNNNNNNNNNNNNNNNNNNNNNNNNNNNNNNNNNNNNNNNNNNNNNNNNNNNNNNNNNNNNNNNNNNNNNNNNNNNNNNNNNNNNNNNNNNNNNNNNNNNNNNNNNNNNNNNNNNNNNNNNNNNNNNNNNNNNNNNNNNNNNNNNNNNNNNNNNNNNNNNNNNNNNNNNNNNNNNNNNNNNNNNNNNNNNNNNNNNNNNNNNNNNNNNNNNNNNNNNNNNNNNNNNNNNNNNNNNNNNNNNNNNNNNNNNNNNNNNNNNNNNNNNNNNNNNNNNNNNNNNNNNNNNNNNNNNNNNNNNNNNNNNNNNNNNNNNNNNNNNNNNNNNNNNNNNNNNNNNNNNNNNNNNNNNNNNNNNNNNNNNNNNNNNNNNNNNNNNNNNNNNNNNNNNNNNNNNNNNNNNNNNNNNNNNNNNNNNNNNNNNNNNNNNNNNNNNNNNNNNNNNNNNNNNNNNNNNNNNNNNNNNNNNNNNNNNNNTTATCTTGTTAACGGTTGACTAACTTCTGTTAGAGTCAATGTAGATTTATGAACGTTTTAAGAAGTTCAGGTAGTTTTTCTTAAATTATAATTAAATTGAGGTCGGTTTTGACACTAACCATTTGTTCGGGTCCTATTTGGCACGACTGAGAGTGTTGGGGTCGAAATTGGCATTTTTCCACGTATATCAAAACGACGTCGTTTTATCTTGTTAACGGTTGACTAACTTTTGTTAGAGTCAATGTATATTTAGGCACGTTTTAAGAAGTTCGGGTAGTTTTTTTGAATTATAATTGAGTTGAGGTCGTATTTGGCACTGATCAATTATTCAGGTCGTATTTGGCACGATTGAAATTGTTGGGGTCGAAATTGGCACT
This sequence is a window from Brassica oleracea var. oleracea cultivar TO1000 chromosome C1, BOL, whole genome shotgun sequence. Protein-coding genes within it:
- the LOC106302902 gene encoding probable receptor-like protein kinase At5g47070; the encoded protein is MKCFKFSSGDKKEEHNKTPKSVSLTSNFSDRDINRSGSDFNSRDASGTSTESSMGRKNSYPSTSARESNLREFSVTDLKAATKNFSRSVMIGEGGFGCVFRGTVRDLEDPSIKIEVAVKQLGKRGLQGHKEWVTEVNFLGVVEHSNLVKLLGYCAEDDERGIQRLLVYEYMPNRSVESHLSPRSLTVLAWDLRLRIAQDAARGLTYLHEQMEFQIIFRDFKSSNILLDEDWKAKLSDFGLARLGPSEGLTHVTTDVVGTMGYAAPEYIKTGRLTSKSDVWGYGVFIYELITGRRPVDRNKPNGEQKLLEWVRPYLSDTKKFKLILDPRLEGKYNLKAVQKLSVVANRCLVRNPKARPKMSEVLEMVTKIVEAPSGSGTSPQLVPSKSLETSRDVGGKKKVLETRNNGGGGGEGGWFGKLWNPKAVGAC